Genomic segment of Candidatus Bathyarchaeota archaeon:
ACCCCATAGTAATGGGAGTGATCATATACGCATCCATGCTGATCATCCTATGCATCGGTTTCTCTCTGACATACATGCTTGAGAGGTTTCCAAACTTCGCCCATACCTCCCTCGCATCCGTGGGAACCATGCTCACCTATACCATGGTCCGCCTAAAGGGCTTAAACCCCTACCTCTCATGGCCTCTAATCTCCCTCCTTGGAGGGCTCCTCGGGATAGCCATATACATGCTCATCATAAGGCCGCTTCAGAGGGCGGGGTCCAGCGGGATAATGCTCTCCTTCGCCATGTTCGCCCTTTCCTTCATCATGAACTCAACGCTCTACATATACTCCTACTGGATCCTCATGAATTACGGCTTCAGGGCTGGAGGGTTCATCCTTAGGGCCTACGACTACCGCTTATGGGGTTATCCTGCCGTCTTTTTCACAGCCCCCCTGATCAGCATCATCCTCGTCTACTCCCTCCACCACTTCCTCACAAGGGTCAAGTTCGGGATAGCCCTGAGGGCGACCGTGGAGAACCCCGAGCTGGCCCAGTCCCTGGGCGTGAACGTCTTTCACGTCCATCTAGCCTCCTGGTTCCTCACGGGGTTCACCTCAGCTCTTGCAGGCGCTGTTCTAAGCCTCTGGTCCCCGACGAGGCTTGACAGGTCAGATCAGCTCCTCATGAGCGTGATGGCTGGAAGCGTCCTAGGAGGACTCGAAAACCTATACGGAGCCATAGTTGGAGGATTGATCCTCGCCTTGGCCCAGATTATCCTGCCCGGGCTCCTGATAAGGATCTTCGGGGTCTGGATAGGGGGATATGAGCCCCTGGTCCCGATGCTGGTCATCATATTCACCCTCCTAATAGAGCCGAACGGCCTGACGGGGTTCCTATCCGGAAGAGAGGGGACCCTCAGCGGGGTTCTCGGCCTCTTAAAAAGGCAACTCAACAGGGCCCAGATAAACCATAAAAGGTGATTGCAAATAACGCCCTTGATACCGATTCACCTCTAACGGTTTTAAACATCTTGAACCTTCTCCAGATGATGAGCTATGGAGCCGAGGTTGAGAGAGGCATTCTCCATGATAGACGGCATGAGGATCCTCGAGCTTGCTAAGAGGCTAATAGAGATCCCCAGCGTCACAGGGGAGGAGTTGAGGGTGGCCCACTACGCTAAGGAGGTGCTCGAGTCCTCCGGCCTACCAGTCGAGCTCAGGGGCTCAGGGGAGAGGCCCATAGTCCTCTCGAATATAAACCCAGAGAAGTCCCCATACATAGTATTCAACGGCCACCTTGACACGGTTCCGGTTCCGGATCCCTGGGCCTGGACCAGAGACCCCTTCAAGCCCTGGGTTGAAGATGGGAGGCTTTACGGAAGGGGCTCATCGGATATGAAGGCCTCATGCGCCGTTATCATCCACGCATTGGAGGTTCTGGAGAGGCTGAACCCGAGCTGCTCGGTGGGGATCCAGCTGGTCCCCGACGAGGAGAGGGGTGGAGGGCAGGGAACCAGGCTCCTGCTGGAGGAGATGATGAAAGGGCAGCTCAGGAAGCCAGACTATGTCGTGATAGGGGAGAAGAGCAACCTCAAGATCCGGATAGCTGAGAGGGGCCTCTTCCAGTTCCACATAAGGTTCAGGGGGAGGGCTACCCACACCGCCTACGCTAGGGTTGAGGGGATAAACGCCATAGCCAAGGCCTCGAAGGCTGTCTTATCGCTGGAGAAGGGGATAGATCGATTCCATCCATGGATAGGATACCCGGTCATAAGCGTGAACACCATAAAGGGAGGGGAGGTCCTTAACCAGGTCCCCGCGGAGTGCATCATCGGTGTGGACAGGAGATTGATAATCGGGGAGACAGCCGAGACGGTGATAGCCGAGGTCGAGGAGACTTTGAGGGAGGCTGGAAGGGGAGACCCCGACTGGATTTGGGAGATCCTGGCCGAGAGGGACGAGAGGGGAGGCTACATATATGATCCACCTAACTACACGGATCCGGAGAACGAGCTGGCCAAGGCCTTCCAAAACGCGGTTCGAACAGCGATAGGGGTTGAACCCGAGCTGTTCGTCGAGTGGGCGGGGGTCACGGACGGCCGATTCTACAGGTACGCCGGCATCCCCACCGTGGGTTTCGGCCCGGTGGGGGAGCACGCCCACGGCCCGGACGAGTTCGTCTACCTGGACTCCCTAGAGGCACAGGCCAGGGTCTACATAGCCGCGGTGCTGGACCTAGCTGAGAGGGCAAAGAAGAAATTATAACCGGGGCGGGAGTACCCTAAAACCTCTATTCAAAACAGAATGTATAGCCTCACTGGCCTCCCTTCTTTATGGAGATGAGTATCTGCATCCTCGTCTCCTCCCCTGTCAACATCCCCTCGACATAGTACTTGGTCGTGTATTCTCCCTTAACGAGTCCGGCCTCAGAGGATATCCAGAGGGTTCCCTCGGAGATGATCGTCATGTTGGTCTCCTCCATCATTATCTCATCCCTCTCCTTCAGCTTCACCTCGGCTGTGAAGTAGCTCTTGCCGTCTCCCGCCTCTATCGTCCGGAACCCCTCAACCTCCCCTTCTCCTGACAGCCTACCCCTATAGGTTCTTCCTTGGATGGTTATGTTGTAGGGGCTTCCGTAGGTCCATCTCTCCCCCTCTGTAAGGGGATAGGGCTCCTCAGGTATGGGCTCATCGTAGGAGGCCTCCATCCCATCAGACTCCCATCTTAGGAGGGATCCCTCATCGTCGAGGTAGTAGGTGGTGTTCCTGTCTGGGCGTTCGACCCTGATGATCCCCTCGCTTACCTTCACCCACATCACCATCCGCTCCTCCCCGTCCACCACCTCCCTGTAGACCTTCTCAGTCCCGACCGGTAGCTCAGGCCTTTTGACCATCCGCTCCTCCTCCACACGCTCAGGGGGTCTGACCTCCACCCTGGATATCGCCGAGACGATGTTAAGGATCAATCTGTAGTTGTCCTCCACATAGCAGTAGGGCTCCATAAGGAAGGTTATATCGCCGAAGGCGGCGACCGTCCCATTCCTCTCCGCCACTGCGATAGGTGCGTAGACCCCGGGCCTCTCAGCGGTGGAGGAGTATGTTCCGCCTGGAGCCGTGGCCACCCCCATCCCATCCGAGTATATGTGGGTTGAGGTGAACAGGACGACCCTCCCAAGCCCACTCGTCAGGGAGCTGTTGGTGAAATCCCTCAAGATTATGTTCCTATAGAACCCATAGTGATCCTCCTCGTTGTAGAGGTATCCCTTAGCGAAGGATAACCCGAATCTGTTAGCAACGGAGTTTATAGGGCCTAGCAGGGATGAGGGGCTAAGGAACTCTGATGATGGATCGGAGAATAGGAGGAGGATGCGCCCCTCACCGACGAATTTGGATATCCTATCCACCTCCTTCCTAGAGTAGTCAAGGGTTGGGGCGGCTATTATCAGGGCTGAGGCGTTCTCAAGAGACGAGTCCACATCCTCCCACTTTGAGGCGAAGCCGAGGGTTATGTTCCTCTTCGAGAGCTCCGCGGCCAGCATGTCGAGTTCCCAAGCCGAGATCATATTCCCATGGGATAGATCGACAACGACATTCGCCCCCTCAGCCCTTGAAGACACATTTAGCCTCGGCTCCTCCTCCGGCGATAGGAGAAGAGGGGATCTAGTCCCCCCTCTTAGTGGTAGGTATAGATAGTAGACCGCTGGAGGAGGATAAATCCTATTTAGGGCCTCAAGGGTCAATGCCTCATCCATAATGCTGGTCTTGTTTGCCATAGAAGATAGGGTCTTGGTCGTGTTCAGGGAGGGCTGGATCTCCTCCACACGGTACTCTGTTAGGTTCGCGAGCCTAGCGGCATGCTCAATGGCCGCTTGGAGCGACCCGATCTCGTCTATTAGGCCAGCCTCCCTGGCCTCGCTTCCTAGGTATACCAGACCCCTCCTTATAGTGTTGGATGAAACCTTAAGCCTATCCCCCCTTCCCTTCAAGACGGCTGAGAGGAAGCTCTCCAGGGCGTGGGTGAGGTTGAAGGGGAATAGAATCCTCGAGAAGCCGGTCCACTTCTGAGGCCCTGTCTCTATCACCCTCTCAGACGGGATCAAGACCGGGGGGGCGGTCCCAATAACCCCCACGTTCCCAACCATCGATGTGGGGTGGGCGTAGATATAGTCGGCCGCGACGGCTATGTAATAGCCTCCTGAGAGGGCTGTTACCGCTGCGGCCACGATGGGCTTCTCCCGTTTAAGCTCGAGTATGTCTAGGTAGATCTGCTCGATGAGATGGGCGTAACCGCCTGGCGAGTCGATCATCAAGACCACCGCCTTTACGCTCCCGTTCAATAAGGCGTTGTTTATCGAGGAGGTTATCCTCCTAGCATCGGAGGCTTCTATAATCGTACCTTCCACCCTGATGATCCCGACGATGGGCCTTTCCTTCTCCACCCTCATCACGGGGGTCACGAACTGGTAAAGGAGGCTCGAGGCCAGTAGGACGCAGAGGATGATTATGACTATGAGGCTCTTACGGGAGACCACACCATAACTCAAAAAACCACCTTTGCCATGGGAAATAGCTCATACTAATATAAATTTTTAATCATCTTATTTTTAATCACTAAATATGGGGGACAAGAGGTGAGATATATTCAATCCTAAAAATGGGGAAGTTGTCCAGTTAAGTTGCTCTATATATCCTGATCCTTTTCTTCAGAGCCATGGATACTGGTATTCCGACTATGCCAGCGACGGCCATTTGAACCATATTGAAGGGGAGTTCCACGAAGGCGCCAGCCCCATAACCCAAGATAGAGTACTCCACCACGAAGTAGCCTGTCACCATAACCGTCCCGCCAGCCAGCCAAGCTAGGAGAATCATCAATCGCCCTCTCTCCTTCCACCTGGAGTAGATCCATCCAGCCAATAACCCTTCAAGCCCCTTT
This window contains:
- a CDS encoding S49 family peptidase, producing MSYGVVSRKSLIVIIILCVLLASSLLYQFVTPVMRVEKERPIVGIIRVEGTIIEASDARRITSSINNALLNGSVKAVVLMIDSPGGYAHLIEQIYLDILELKREKPIVAAAVTALSGGYYIAVAADYIYAHPTSMVGNVGVIGTAPPVLIPSERVIETGPQKWTGFSRILFPFNLTHALESFLSAVLKGRGDRLKVSSNTIRRGLVYLGSEAREAGLIDEIGSLQAAIEHAARLANLTEYRVEEIQPSLNTTKTLSSMANKTSIMDEALTLEALNRIYPPPAVYYLYLPLRGGTRSPLLLSPEEEPRLNVSSRAEGANVVVDLSHGNMISAWELDMLAAELSKRNITLGFASKWEDVDSSLENASALIIAAPTLDYSRKEVDRISKFVGEGRILLLFSDPSSEFLSPSSLLGPINSVANRFGLSFAKGYLYNEEDHYGFYRNIILRDFTNSSLTSGLGRVVLFTSTHIYSDGMGVATAPGGTYSSTAERPGVYAPIAVAERNGTVAAFGDITFLMEPYCYVEDNYRLILNIVSAISRVEVRPPERVEEERMVKRPELPVGTEKVYREVVDGEERMVMWVKVSEGIIRVERPDRNTTYYLDDEGSLLRWESDGMEASYDEPIPEEPYPLTEGERWTYGSPYNITIQGRTYRGRLSGEGEVEGFRTIEAGDGKSYFTAEVKLKERDEIMMEETNMTIISEGTLWISSEAGLVKGEYTTKYYVEGMLTGEETRMQILISIKKGGQ
- a CDS encoding ArgE/DapE family deacylase, translated to MEPRLREAFSMIDGMRILELAKRLIEIPSVTGEELRVAHYAKEVLESSGLPVELRGSGERPIVLSNINPEKSPYIVFNGHLDTVPVPDPWAWTRDPFKPWVEDGRLYGRGSSDMKASCAVIIHALEVLERLNPSCSVGIQLVPDEERGGGQGTRLLLEEMMKGQLRKPDYVVIGEKSNLKIRIAERGLFQFHIRFRGRATHTAYARVEGINAIAKASKAVLSLEKGIDRFHPWIGYPVISVNTIKGGEVLNQVPAECIIGVDRRLIIGETAETVIAEVEETLREAGRGDPDWIWEILAERDERGGYIYDPPNYTDPENELAKAFQNAVRTAIGVEPELFVEWAGVTDGRFYRYAGIPTVGFGPVGEHAHGPDEFVYLDSLEAQARVYIAAVLDLAERAKKKL
- a CDS encoding branched-chain amino acid ABC transporter permease, which gives rise to MLDPIVMGVIIYASMLIILCIGFSLTYMLERFPNFAHTSLASVGTMLTYTMVRLKGLNPYLSWPLISLLGGLLGIAIYMLIIRPLQRAGSSGIMLSFAMFALSFIMNSTLYIYSYWILMNYGFRAGGFILRAYDYRLWGYPAVFFTAPLISIILVYSLHHFLTRVKFGIALRATVENPELAQSLGVNVFHVHLASWFLTGFTSALAGAVLSLWSPTRLDRSDQLLMSVMAGSVLGGLENLYGAIVGGLILALAQIILPGLLIRIFGVWIGGYEPLVPMLVIIFTLLIEPNGLTGFLSGREGTLSGVLGLLKRQLNRAQINHKR
- a CDS encoding ECF transporter S component produces the protein MMRAGGLAASSIMAALVCVATIFIIVPIPATQGYFNVGDAMVMVAALTFGPLVGAAAGGIGSSLADIIMGYSFFAPYTLVIKGLEGLLAGWIYSRWKERGRLMILLAWLAGGTVMVTGYFVVEYSILGYGAGAFVELPFNMVQMAVAGIVGIPVSMALKKRIRIYRAT